AGATTGCATATTGTAGCTTGAGCAGTATCATGAAACGCTTGACTCTACACAGCCAGCGGTAAGCTCATCACCTACACCACATCTCATTAGACCTCTGTAAAGACCATCTTCTAGTTTAACATCTTCATCATAGAAAGTTAGGATAACTAAAATTAAGACAACTATTTGTAGGGATTTTGTCCTGTAAAAAAACAATTTTGATATAGATTAGATTATTTTAAACGATATTGGAGTTAGAACAAATATTTGTCAGTATTGTAATATTATTAGCAGTAGCTAGACTTCTTGGTGAATTATTTCGTAGATTTAAACAACCTGCTTTAGGAGGTGAACTACTTGCAGGAATAATACTTGGACCCACAATATTTGGAATCATCATTCCAAATGAAAATCTTGAACTGATTTCAACAATTGCAATTTTCTTTATCATGTTGTTCATAGGACTTGAAATGGATCTAAAAGAACTTAAAAAAACAGGTAAATCTGCATTCATAATATCTGTATTTTCCTTAGTGATACCTTTTTTCATAGGTTTTCAAATATCAGTTATTTTTGGTTCATCATTAATTCAATCAATGTTTATGGGATTATTGTTGTCGGTTACATCAGTACCAGTTAGTGCTATAATTTTATTGGAATTGGGAATCTTAAAAACAAAAATTGGTAATACTGTAATGTCTGTTGCAGTAGTAGATGACATAATATCATTGGTCATACTTGCAGTGATTTTACAAATGCACATGACAGAAAGCACATCACTTAATGTTGTTGATATGGGATTATCAATAATTCCTATGTTGATCTATCTTGTTGGAATTATATTTTTAGCATTTGCTATTCACAAATTCAATTATTGGTTCCCACATAGATTAGAATTATTCTTTACAAAAGCTAAGACCAGAGAAGCTACGTTTGGTATTTTGATAATTATGACAATAACATTATCACTTTTAGCACAACTAGCTGGCCTTCATTTTATCATAGGTACTTTCTTTGCAGGATTGATTTTTAGTGGAAAAGTACTTGGTAAAAGAGAATCTGATAAATCATATGGAATATTATCTGGAGTAACATTTGGATTTTTTGCACCATTATTTTTTGCAATTCTTGGAATAAAATTCAGTGGTCAATCATTAGATACAGCCATACTTCCATTAGCATTATTGGTGGTATTAGGTATTTTTGGTAAAACTCTAGGCGGATTTATTGGTGCTAGATTATGTAAATTGTCAAAGGTGGAAAGTTTGGCAACAGCATCATTGTTAAACGGACGAGGAACTGTTGGTCTTGCTATTACTGCTTTAGCATATTCTGTTGGGATTTTAGATCTTACTTTATTTTCGGTTGCAGTGGCAATTTGTTTTATTACTACAGTGTTAACACCAATTATTGCAAAACCTCTTTTAAAAAAAATAACAGTAGCATAACATGTTAAAGAATTGCAGTGAAAATATTACTCAAAGGCATAATGAAAACTTTGATAGAATCACACTGAAACAAACCCATGAGAAAATTTTGGGAAAAACAAATGAATTAACTTCATTATTTGATCTGATTTTAGATGTTTTTTGAATTTTAGGAAAACTGATAGCATAAAATAAAATTATACAGTATTGATTTTTTAAGGTGATTACAAATTTTGAAATCTACATTGTTGCTTGTGCAGCATCATGGAACATCTGGCTCTTTGCACAGCCAGCAGCAAGTTCGTCACCTGCTCCACGTCTCATAAGACCACGATAAAGACCATCTTCTAATTTGACGCCTTCTCTTTCTTCCCATTCCTCTACAGTGATGGAATATTTCTTTTGGATTCTATCTCTGTACCATTCTGGAATTACGTTAAATGCACAGAATGGAACTATTCTGAGATCAGGAGTAAGATAGTGAATATCACATCTTTGCAGTCTTTCCAAATCTTCGTTGTATTTGTCTTGAAAGTGCATCATGCCAAGGAATAATCCCTTGACGTGCCAAGATCCTACTGAATCAAATGATCTCTTCATGAGAATGTTACCAAACATCTTTGCCAAATCCAAGCCTGCTGGTTGCTTTTTAGTATCAACGAATCCTTTGAGTTTTCTTACAACTTCAAGCATTGTAAAGTATTTGTTTTTACCAGAGCGAATCTCTTCTGCTTTGTCTTCAAATAGTTCTAACATTCCCTGAATATCACAGAATTTAGTTAATGGAACAAATTTCTTTGTATCTGCATCTTCAAAGATGTATGTTCCTGCACCACATGCAAAGTGGATTGATAATTCGTATTTTGGCTTGCTAGAGAATGCTTCAATTACATTAGTCAGTGGCATGCAACTTGGAACTGGGAACCAGTCATCTACAGTTACTTCACCGTTTGTTTGCTCTTCAATTCTTTGAACACAATCAGGAACTGTGATTCTGTATTTTTCACGTTCGGATTTACCCATTCTTCCAGTTAGGGAGACAGGTTGGAAATTAACAGCGTGAACTACATCCATGTTCTTTTGAGCATATCTGATAATTCCGCCTAGTTCATGATCATTAATTGATTTGATAACCGTTGGAACAAATACTACAGTAGTACCTGTCTTTCTGCAACTATCTAGTGCATATGGAATCTCCCAGTGGTTTTTAGGATTTGTTCTTGCAGTTACACCATCAAAGGAAAGATACAAGTTGTTACAACCGGCTAGTCTTACTTCTCTTGCTGCTTCTGGATCCATTGCATGTCTAATTCCATTAGTGTTCATCTGGATATGGTCAACGCCTTCCTCTTTCATAATTTTGATAACATCGGCGATATCTTCTCTGAGCATTGGTTCACCACCAGTGATTTGCATAGAGTTTCCTGGAATTGGTCTTTCAGCTCGCAAAGTCTTCATCATTGCTCTGACTTGGGTATGATCTGGTTCGTACATGTAAGCGCCTTCAAGGCCTTTCTTTACATAAAAGAAGCAATACCAGCATGTTAAATCACATCTATTAGTTACAATCATGTTTGCAAGTCCGCTGTGAGAGAGATGGTTTGAGCATAATCCACAGTTATTTGGACAGGAACATTTGTCAATCATTACGTTTGGAGAATGAGCGCCTTTACCGTCCATCCAGTAAGTACTGAATTTCTTGTACATTTCATAAGAGCCAAAATACAATTCCTCACATTCACCGTGAGTTGGACAGACTTTGGACATGAAGACCTTGTTATCTCGCTCAAAGACTTCGGCATCCAGAATCATGTTGCAATCTGGACAGATACTTTGAGTGAATCTAATTGTGGACTTTTTACCTAAATTTTTACTTGATTGATTGGATATCTGAATTAATGCCATACCTGTTATCGGAATTCTTCTGAAATACTATATAATGCATTTCATACTAGCCCCCGTGTGGAATTTAGTAATTGGGCATACCTGATTTAAATACCAAAACTGGTCGACTAGATCGCATATGAGCATATCTGATAAAACAAGAAAGGCATTAGAAAAAATCGGTCTTACAAGTTACGAGATCAGAACATTTTCTGCATTACTCAAAGCTGGAGAGTTAACAGCATCCGACCTTAGTCAGAAATCAGGAGTGCCATATTCGAAAATTTACGAAGTACTAGGAACTCTGGAAGATAAAGGCTGGATTGGATCAGATGACTCTAGACCAACGAAATATTTTGCAAAGTCACCATCTACTGGACTGGAAACGACAAAACAGAAAATGGAGACAGATTTTTCGCAGAACCAAAGTGTAATTTTAAATGAATTAGTTCCATTGTATGAAAAAAGCGGCACGAGTGAAAGGCCAGATATTTGGGTATTGTCAGGTGCAATAAACATTGCAGCTAAAATTCTAGAGATGGTAGATACGTGCAGAAACGAGGTAATGATTGCGTTGCCAGAAGCTGGAGTAGAGCTAGTAAAGCAGGCATTGCCAAAACTTAGATCATTACATGATAAAGGAGTGGAAATTACAATTCTCACTTCAGACAAAATGGATAAAGAATCAATCAAGGCAATAAAAAGAGTTGCAACTGTAAAAATTAAGAAGGGCTTGTTTGGAGGGGGAATAATTTCTGATAAAAGATATGTTGTGATTTTGTTGGGCCCGGAAATTGGCGGTGCAAACACTTCAGATGTTGTAGCAATTTGGGCAGATCATGCAGGGTTAGCAGGATTTGCGCGTCAATACTTTGAATATTTATTAAAAGACTCTAAGGTAATATAATATGGATGCATTAAGTGATGATGAAGAGACTCTCTTTGTAGGAACTGCAGAAGCAGAACATGTAGAGATGTATCTCAAGGCAATCTGGCATATCAAGGAAAGGGGGGAGGATGTCAAGATTAGCACCATTGCTAAAATGCTCAATGTAAGGCAACCAAGTGTTGTTCAGATGCTCAAGAAATTAAACAGTAAGAATCTTGTGAATTACAACAAGGCAGGTGTGAAACTTACAGAGGATGGCGAAAGAATAGGTGCAAGCATGATGAGAAACAGCAGATTACTAGAGGTACTAATGGACAGTGCATTAAAAGTTGAAATTGACGAGGAGATGGTTTGTGGCATTGAACACCACATGAAAAAACAATTTACAGATGCATTGTGTACCATGTTAAACCATCCAAGGAAATGTCCACATGATCATGAAATCCCTATGGGCGAATGTTGTAAATCAGCATAAGTGAAATTACATCCCAAAAGATATATCATCTTAGAAATTGAATTGAATCATGGCATGTTTTTGTGGGTGTGAAACATATGAAAAGTATGAGGATGGATTCAAGATTGCATGTGTAAAGTGTGGACACGGTCCTCAAAATCACGACGAAGAGTTCAGAGCCGCTGCAAGAAAGAATGAATCACAAAGTCAGAAACGTGATGTAGATTTCGGATGATTATTCGCCAATAATTTTAACTAATACTCGCTTTGGTCTTTTACCGTCGAATTCTCCATAGAAAATTTCTTCCCAGGGTCCAAAATCCAATTCTCCGTTAGTTATTGCTATTACCACTTCTCTTCCCATGACTTGTCTTTTAAGATGAGCATCTGCATTGTCTTCTCCTGTTTTGTTGTGATCATAATGGTTTGTTGGCTCGTGTGGGGCTAATCCTTCCAACCATTTTTCATAATCATGGAGTAAACCACCTTCATTGTCATTGATAAAAACACTAGCAGTGATATGCATGGCATTTACAAGACACAATCCTTCCTTGACTTTGCTTTTTACAACAAGATCTCTAACATCATTTGTAATGTTTACAAATGCTCTCCGTGTTTTAACTTCAAACGTAAGATATTCTGTTAGAGATTTCATATTTTTTGACACAGATTAAACATTAAAAACCTAAGGTAGGCTCAGAACTCAAGATCCTCATCATCAATCAAAGGGATAGGTTCATCACTGCCTGCATGCATATTTTAGGCAGATTCCTATTGAGTCTTTCAAGAAGCTTGATAAATGGCTAAGAGTTCAATCTTTCAAAATGGTTGCAATTGATACTCCGGCTTCATTGGAAAGTTTTAGAAGATTTATCATTTCAAGTACCTGTAAATCTTATGCACCACGAAGCTACTTGGAGGATTCAGAGGTATTTGCAGAAAGAGAGGACAATCTGGGTGCAATTTATGTTGAAGCAGCCGATAAAGTAACTTTGAAAAAAATAAGAGACATCACATTTGTCAATGCAAGAGATATTCTAGGAATAATCTATAATTCAAAAAGTGGAAATACATCCTTGAAATGGCGTCAGTTAAGACGAAACAATGGCAAAGTTTCAGGAGAAGCTTCAGCAAATTCTCTTACAAATCTTGCAGAATCAGGTGTCCTTACTTTGGATTGGGTTGAAAATTATCTAAAGAAAAAAACAGAAGAGACAAAGACAAACGAAGTCACAAGCTAAACTCTTTTCTTTTTGTAGATTAGAATACTATCATGATTACAAAGACTATTGATGAGAATTCAATTTCAGTCATGCCAGAAGATTCTGATGACCTTTTGAATCTACGTCGAATAATTAAGAAAGATGACAAAGTAATAGGTGATACAACAAGGGTTCTAAAACAGGACAAGGATTATTCTAGACCAGACAAAGGTGAAAGGATCAAAGTCAGAATTGCATTAATTGTGGAAAAAATTTCTCTAGATGATGTATTGGACAGGCTAAGAGTTGGAGGAACAATTTATGAATCAAGTAATGAAGCAGTGCCTCACGGATCACATCATTCGTTTATTTTAAAAATAAATGACGGAATTACAATTTCAAAGAAAAAATGGTCACCCATAGAGAAGAAACTTTTAGAATCAAATAGTCAAAATGGTTTTGTACTTGTAGCCATTGATACTGCTGATTGTGGAATTGCAAGATTGAAAGGAACTCATTTAGAATTTATGCCAAATATTTATTCAGGCTCTGGAGGTAAAAGATACAAGACAAATTTCAATATTGAAAAATTCTTTGAACAAGTACAACAAGCAATATTTTCTATTTCTAAAAAAGAAGATTCAATAATAATTTTTGGTCCTGGTGAAACAAAGAAAAGATTTGCAAATTTTATTGAAAAATCTCAAAAATTCAAAATCAAAGTTGTAGAAGGAATTGATTCTGGCGGAGAAGATGGAATTTACACATTTACAAAATCTAAAGCAATGCAGGAGATAATGTCAGATAGCAAATTAGCCAAGGCTTCAACAATAATTGACGAGGTAATGCTTCTTGCTAATAAAAAAAGTAACAAATTCACTATGGGGTTTGAAGAAACTTTTAAGACAAATCAGATGGGGGCAGTTGAATCTTTGGTGTTCTCAGATAGAATCATACAGGAAAATGATGAACAAAAGATCATGGATTTTCTTAATGATGCTGAGAGTAAAGGTGTAAAGATTTACAGTGTTGATTCATCAACAGACATTGGTTTAAGAGTTACTGGTTTGGGTGGAATAGTTTCATTGTTACGATATGCAATAGAAACCTAATTGGTAGATTCAATCAACCAGTTAAGATATGATTTGTTGAGTGAGGAAACGGTTAGTTCGGCTATCTCTGGGACTTCATATGGATGAGTTTCCAAAATTTTCTTTTTTAATAGTTTCTTATTTTTTGTCACAGTTTTGAAAATTGCAATATATTCAGATGAGTTTTCAATTTTTCCCTTCCAAGAATAAATTGATGAGATTTTTGAAACATTGACACATGCAATGGTCTTATTTTTTACAAGTTCATTTGCAATTTTTGAAATTGATTTTTTATCAGGATATGTTGAGACGATTATTACTGGTTTCATAGTAACCGATAAATGTACGTTCTTTAAAAAATTAACAATTAGTTTGGAACTTGATTTTATTACTCAGAATTCGATCATCTATGTCTTAATTGCATGGGTTATGATAGTGATTATCGCAAAAGCTCTAAAGGTAGAAAAATATGGTTTTGAAATAAAGGCGTACAGTCTAGTATACAAAAACAAAGGAGTTAATGTAGTTCTAAATAAAGTTCTAAGCAGGACTAGAAGAGGAATCAGGGTTTTTGCTGATACGAGTGTAATTGCAGGATTTGTTATGATGGGATTTGCATTTTGGTTTTTGCTAAATAATGTTTCAAACTTTTTTGTTGCACAAGATGACTTTTCAGAATTAACAGTACTTATTCCAGGAATCACGTTAACATCGGCATCATCAATTACATTCTTTTTACTTTCAATTCCAATAGTTCTGGTAGTTCATGAAGGTGCACATGGAATAGTTGCAGCATTGGAAAAAATAAAGATCAAGACAGGTGGCTTTGCAATATTTATCGCAATGTTTGCAGGATTTGTAGAACCAGATGAGGAAGAATTTGAAAAAGCAAAAAAGATTTCAAAGTTAAGGGTTATTGGTGCAGGAGCTACGGCAAATGTAATTTTTGCATTTGGTTTGGGATTGATTTTATTGACAAACCCATTTTTTGCAATGGTTTTGCCTGAACCACTCCTAACTACGTTCTATGAATTACCAAGTGGAGTTTTGATTCTTTCAATAATTGAAAACTCTGGAGCTGAGCAAGCAGGATTATTGGCAAATGACATAATCACATCCATTAATGGAATACCGATCTACAGTCCGGCGGATTTTCCCAGTTTGAGTCCGGGTGAAACAGCAAGTGTCTCAGTAATTAGAGACGGTCAAGAATTAGATTTCGGTGTTGAAATTATTCCATCACCTGAAGATCCTGAAAGAGGATTAATTGGAATTATGAGAGACAATACATTTGCTTACAAACCACTAATGAATTTCATTGAATGGAATGATCCCAATGTTTCAATGTTTTTGTTATGGTTATGGATGATTTCATTTTTCATAGGAATCATCAATATGCTTCCTCTTCCAATATTGGATGGCGGTAAATTTATCCATACAATAATTGATAAAAAAATATCAGACAAGTCAGTAAATGTTGTAATGTGGGGAATTTACGCATTCACATTTGTTCTATTTGGGCTCAACATTGCTTTATCATATATGAAATCTGGCTGGTTTACAATTTAGAAATCACCTAAAGAATCATTAATGAAAAAATACCAACAAGTTCATGATCTGCGATAAATGTGAAAATCCAGCAGTATACACACGAAAATATTCTGGACAAAAATTATGCTCAGTTTGTTTCTCAAACTCCATTGTAAGGAAAACAGCCAAAACTATTTCAAAATATAATATGATAAAGCACAGTGAACTAGTAGCAGTTGCAGTATCTGGAGGAAAGGATTCCTTAGCATTACTAAAAATTATTCATGAAATGGCATTAACACATAATTTTAGAATAATAGCAGTTACGATAGACGAGGGAATTCCAGGATACAGAAATGAAGCGCTGGAAATTGTTGAAAATTTTTGTGAGAAATTAAATGTAGAACACAAAGTTTACTCTTACAAAGACTTGTTCGAATTAACATTGGATGAAGCATTAGAATTAAGAGAAAATGAAAAAACTTCCTCCTGTTCAATTTGCGGTATTTTGAGAAGACGCGCAATTGATTTTGCAGCAAACGATGTTGGAGCTGATGTTATTGCAACCGGCCACAATCTAGATGACACATTACAAACGTTTGTCATAAACATGCTTTCAGGAGACACAACAAAGATTGGATGGATGGATCCTGATACATCTTCAAATTCTTTAAGAAAGATAAAACCATTCTGTGAAATATATGAATCTGAAATAGTATTTTATGCATTTACAAATGATATTCCATTTCAATCAGAGCCTTGCCCACACATGAATGAAGGGATTAGAACGGAGATTCGTGAATTTCTAAATTCTCTAGAAAACCAACACAGTGGAATTAAAAATAATTTGTATCAATCAATTCTCAAAGTTTCTCAAAGTGTAAAGACTTCAAATTCAAAAGAAAAAACAGTTTGTGAAAAGTGTGGAACTGAATGTACTGGTAAGATATGCTCAGTTTGCAACATGGTTTTAAAACTGAAAGAAAATCATTAAAAGATATATTCATGAATTTTAAAAATGCCTAGTCATGTATAATATAAGATGTCCTCGTTATGCAAATATAACATACTTTCTTTAGAAAAAACGGTAGTAGGGAGGATTAGGGTGCTAGCCGTGCCCTGTTCTGAAACCGGCTATATGCAGAGATCAGCAACTGTTGGGTAAATCTCTAGATGGGTAATTCCCGCTTGGTGTGCGGAAATGAAATCACGCCGAGGCGGGTGGTTGCAGGACTAGAAATATCCGAAGGGATAACTTCTAAGACCGAACCATCGAAAGGGATGAGGTCCGGGAGGGAGCAATCCTAAGGTGGAGCATCCACGCTTCCTCGTCAACGTGGCGGATCTTGTATGCCTTGAAATGGGGCTATTCGTCTAGACTGGAGCCAGCAGAGCTACTACCTTTATAATTTAAATAAAAACTGCAAAGTCATGGAAGGAATCATCTCATTTGGAAATAAAAGAAATTACGAGGATTTTAAAAAACAGATTCCAAGTTCAGTGCTGCCTCTTTTTGATTCCATTAGAGAATTTTGCTTTTCTTTAGGAGAAAATGTTGTTGAGAACATCAGGATGCACAGAGTGGTTTTTTGTAAATCAATTACTTTTAGATGGTTTGCAGATGTAGAACCTCAGAAAGAAGGAGTGATTATAAAAATTCAAAAAGACAGAAAAGAGCCAGTACAGATTATTCAGATAAGCAAAGAGCAAAAAATTTCAGAGTTTGGAGATTTGATTAAAGAAGCATTTGAAAAAATTCACTAGTATGCAACGTCAAATTTTGTAAATTCCCCCGTGAACTTTTCATTTCGTATTTCTACATCTTCAACTATTGCATTTGCAGGTCCGCCATGAGCCCATTCAACAAGTCTAGTAACTTTTTCTGTGTCTCCTTCTAAAACAGCCTCAACACGGCCGTCCTTCAAATTTTTGACCCACCCGTAAACATTATTTTGTTTTGCTTTAGCTTTTAATGTCTGACGAAAAAAAACTCCTTGTACTCTACCTGTTACAAAAATTCTAATTCGTTGCTTTGACATTAAAGGTAGATTTCATAGAGTCATTAATCAATTTTAGGTTAAAGAAAAACTATCTTCTTTCTTTAATTCTAGCTCTACCAGTCTTTCTTGCAGCGATGCTACCTACCTTTGCACCAGGTGGGGCATCTCTTGAAACAGTTGAGCTTTGACCGACGTGTTGATGACGACCACCACCGTGTGGGTGAACATATGCTGCTTGAGCAACACCTCTGACAATTGGATATTTCTTTCCTTTAGCTTTAAAGCTACGCCATTTGTTACCTGCACTCATAAAGTGTCGTTCACTAGCTCCACCACCAGCAAGAGTGCCAATCATTGCTCTGTTTTTTGGATTTAATGTGGTAAATCTTCCAGATGGTAGTTTAACAGTAACACCCTCATCACCATGAGAGAAAATAGTTGCATTGGTACCTGCTGACTTTACTATAGCGCCACCATCTCCAAAATGCTTTTCAATATTACAAACAATTGTGCCATCAGGAATGTTTTGAACACTAATTACATTTCCTTTCTCAATCTTTGATTTTAATCCAAATTGTAAAGTTTCGCCTACTCTAGCTCCAAGAATTGCCGGAACGTATGAAACAGATCCATTCTCAAATCTGATTTTTGCTAAAGGTGCTTCTCGTCCACGTTCATGAACCAAATCAATAATTTCACCTTCATGCTGTTCTGCAAGTGGAAAACGAGGATAATTTGCCTTGGAACCTACTTTACCAGTAGATGTAGACCTAAATTGCATTCCTCCACGGCCACGTCTTCTTACTAATGGTCTTTTACCCAAGTTGATCGTTTCCTACGTAAAGAGGATTTTAAGCTTGTGATGGCTATTGTAAGTTAAGAAAATTACCACAAAGGTATAAAAATTAGACAGAGGGCATTTCTATATGAGCCAAAGCGGTCTTTCTCTCAAAGTTCTCGAAGCATATACTAGAGATGTTGGGAGAGGCGTAGCAAGAATCGATTATGATTCTATGGATACTCTAAATGCCTCTACAGGCGATGTTATAGAAATAAAAGGTAAAAGAAGAACAGTTGCAAAATGCCTTCCGTTGTACCCATCTGATGAAGGAAAAGGAATTATTAGAATTGATGGACTAGGTAGAAATAATTCAGGAATTGCAATTGGAGACACAATTTCGGTTAGAAAAATAAAAGCAGTGGCTGCAGAAAAAATAGTAGTTGCTCCATTAGAAGCAATTCCTCCAATTGATGAAAGATATCTTGCAGATGCACTAGAGAGTGTTCCATTGATTAAGGGTGATAATGTAATGGTTCCATATTTTGGTGGACGTTTAACTTTTCAAGTTATTGGAGTTACCCCTGCAGCTGATGCAGTTTTGGTTACTCAAAAAACTGTTTTCCATATTGCAGAAAAAGGAGAGACACTACGTGGAGTTCCACAGGTAACCTATGAAGATATTGGCGGTTTAACAGATGAGATTAAAAAAGTCAGAGAAATGATAGAGCTTCCATTAAGACATCCTGAAATTTTTGAAAAGTTGGGAATTGAAGCACCAAAAGGTGTATTGCTATATGGTCCACCAGGAACAGGTAAGACATTACTTGCAAAAGCAGTAGCAAATGAAAGTAATGCACATTTTATCAGTATTTCAGGTCCAGAAATCATGAGCAAGTTTTACGGAGAGAGTGAAGCTAGACTAAGAGAAATTTTCAAAGAGGCAAGAGAGAAATCTCCATCAATTATCTTTGTTGATGAAATAGATTCCATTGCACCAAAAAGAGAAGAAGTTACTGGAGAAGTTGAAAGAAGAGTAGTTTCTCAAATGTTATCATTAATGGACGGTCTAGAAGCTAGAGGAAAAGTAATTGTAATTTCTGCAACAAATAGACCAAATGCAATTGATCCTGCACTTAGAAGACCGGGAAGATTTGACAGAGAAATCGAGATTAAAGTTCCAGACAAAAAAGGAAGAAAAGACATTCTTGCAATTCACAGTAGAAACATGCCACTATCAGACGATGTCAATATAGATAAGATCTCAGCAGTAAGTCACGGCTATGTTGGTGCAGACTTGGAATATCTATGTAAAGAGGCTGCAATGAAATGTTTGAGAAGATTACTGCCTATTCTTAATTTAGAAGAAGAAAAAATTCCTCCAGAAACTTTGGATAAATTAATTGTGAACAATGATGACTTCCTCAAAGCTTTGATTGAAGTAACACCATCTGGTATGAGAGAAGTTTTCATAGAGAATCCAGATGTAAAATGGGACGATGTTGGAGGATTGGAAGATGTCAAACGTGAGCTGCAAGAAGCTGTAGAGTGGCCAATGAAATATCCTGGTCTTTATGATAAATTAGGACATACTATGCCAAGAGGAATCTTGCTTCATGGTCCAAGCGGAACAGGCAAGACATTACTTGCAAAAGCAGTAGCTACACAAAGTGAGGCAAACTTTGTTTCAGTCAGAGGTCCCGAACTGCTATCAAAATGGGTAGGAGAATCAGAAAGAGGAATCAGAGAGATCTTCAAAAGAGCACGTCAGTCTGCTCCATGTGTCATATTCTTTGACGAAATAGATTCTATTGCACCAATCAGAGGCGCAGGTGGAGAAACAGCAGTTACTGAAAGAGTTGTCAGTCAATTACTTACTGAATTAGACGGAATGGAAAATATGCACGGCGTTATTGTATTAGCGGCAACAAATAGAGCAGACATGATAGATCCGGCATTACTAAGACCAGGAAGATTTGATAAAATTATCCAGATTCCACTTCCAGATAAAGAAAGTAGAAAGAGCATCTTGAAAATTAATGCAGCAAAAATTCCAATAATTGACGATGCAAGCGATCCTCAGCATGTAGATATTGAGAAAATTGCCGATCTAACTGATGGACTCAGCGGTGCAGATACAGCATCCATTGCAAATACTGCAGTATCTCTTGTTATTCACGAATTTTTAGATTCACATCCAGATGAAAAAGACATTGAGAAAACTACCATTGATGCAAAGGTAACTATGAAGCACTTTGAAGAAGCAGTAAAAAAAGTCAGAGAGCAAAAAGATCTAAAGTTAGGCGAAAAACTAGTGGCATCCTATTACAGGTAGTTTTAATAAAATAACAAATCTAAGTCTCGTAAATGTCAGAGTACAGAGGATATGAAGGTAATTCGCTAGAATTCTTAAAGACAAATCAAATTGCAGTAGGAGATTCTGTTAAGATTACCGCTGATATCACTTATTCAGGCATAATAATGCCAAGGTACGAGCACAGTGATGACAAGCATATTGTTTTGAAATTAAAAAATGGATACAATA
The nucleotide sequence above comes from Nitrosopumilus sp.. Encoded proteins:
- a CDS encoding cation:proton antiporter, with the translated sequence MELEQIFVSIVILLAVARLLGELFRRFKQPALGGELLAGIILGPTIFGIIIPNENLELISTIAIFFIMLFIGLEMDLKELKKTGKSAFIISVFSLVIPFFIGFQISVIFGSSLIQSMFMGLLLSVTSVPVSAIILLELGILKTKIGNTVMSVAVVDDIISLVILAVILQMHMTESTSLNVVDMGLSIIPMLIYLVGIIFLAFAIHKFNYWFPHRLELFFTKAKTREATFGILIIMTITLSLLAQLAGLHFIIGTFFAGLIFSGKVLGKRESDKSYGILSGVTFGFFAPLFFAILGIKFSGQSLDTAILPLALLVVLGIFGKTLGGFIGARLCKLSKVESLATASLLNGRGTVGLAITALAYSVGILDLTLFSVAVAICFITTVLTPIIAKPLLKKITVA
- the tes gene encoding tetraether lipid synthase Tes, producing the protein MALIQISNQSSKNLGKKSTIRFTQSICPDCNMILDAEVFERDNKVFMSKVCPTHGECEELYFGSYEMYKKFSTYWMDGKGAHSPNVMIDKCSCPNNCGLCSNHLSHSGLANMIVTNRCDLTCWYCFFYVKKGLEGAYMYEPDHTQVRAMMKTLRAERPIPGNSMQITGGEPMLREDIADVIKIMKEEGVDHIQMNTNGIRHAMDPEAAREVRLAGCNNLYLSFDGVTARTNPKNHWEIPYALDSCRKTGTTVVFVPTVIKSINDHELGGIIRYAQKNMDVVHAVNFQPVSLTGRMGKSEREKYRITVPDCVQRIEEQTNGEVTVDDWFPVPSCMPLTNVIEAFSSKPKYELSIHFACGAGTYIFEDADTKKFVPLTKFCDIQGMLELFEDKAEEIRSGKNKYFTMLEVVRKLKGFVDTKKQPAGLDLAKMFGNILMKRSFDSVGSWHVKGLFLGMMHFQDKYNEDLERLQRCDIHYLTPDLRIVPFCAFNVIPEWYRDRIQKKYSITVEEWEEREGVKLEDGLYRGLMRRGAGDELAAGCAKSQMFHDAAQATM
- a CDS encoding secondary thiamine-phosphate synthase enzyme YjbQ; this translates as MKSLTEYLTFEVKTRRAFVNITNDVRDLVVKSKVKEGLCLVNAMHITASVFINDNEGGLLHDYEKWLEGLAPHEPTNHYDHNKTGEDNADAHLKRQVMGREVVIAITNGELDFGPWEEIFYGEFDGKRPKRVLVKIIGE
- a CDS encoding metal-dependent transcriptional regulator — its product is MDALSDDEETLFVGTAEAEHVEMYLKAIWHIKERGEDVKISTIAKMLNVRQPSVVQMLKKLNSKNLVNYNKAGVKLTEDGERIGASMMRNSRLLEVLMDSALKVEIDEEMVCGIEHHMKKQFTDALCTMLNHPRKCPHDHEIPMGECCKSA
- a CDS encoding mRNA surveillance protein pelota translates to MITKTIDENSISVMPEDSDDLLNLRRIIKKDDKVIGDTTRVLKQDKDYSRPDKGERIKVRIALIVEKISLDDVLDRLRVGGTIYESSNEAVPHGSHHSFILKINDGITISKKKWSPIEKKLLESNSQNGFVLVAIDTADCGIARLKGTHLEFMPNIYSGSGGKRYKTNFNIEKFFEQVQQAIFSISKKEDSIIIFGPGETKKRFANFIEKSQKFKIKVVEGIDSGGEDGIYTFTKSKAMQEIMSDSKLAKASTIIDEVMLLANKKSNKFTMGFEETFKTNQMGAVESLVFSDRIIQENDEQKIMDFLNDAESKGVKIYSVDSSTDIGLRVTGLGGIVSLLRYAIET
- a CDS encoding TrmB family transcriptional regulator, which gives rise to MSISDKTRKALEKIGLTSYEIRTFSALLKAGELTASDLSQKSGVPYSKIYEVLGTLEDKGWIGSDDSRPTKYFAKSPSTGLETTKQKMETDFSQNQSVILNELVPLYEKSGTSERPDIWVLSGAINIAAKILEMVDTCRNEVMIALPEAGVELVKQALPKLRSLHDKGVEITILTSDKMDKESIKAIKRVATVKIKKGLFGGGIISDKRYVVILLGPEIGGANTSDVVAIWADHAGLAGFARQYFEYLLKDSKVI